A genome region from Panicum virgatum strain AP13 chromosome 4K, P.virgatum_v5, whole genome shotgun sequence includes the following:
- the LOC120703316 gene encoding uncharacterized protein LOC120703316, translating into MDQRQACRCRLLPWRPLRDARRPTPPGLLAPASSPETSITDQTITRIFRFRFRPPRCVPTAREVVAPFLTRHFAGQLGDRRKMPGGGLQRSVASQYRRMMPHSDAGDGSDRGSELGRGKGRGKGGPKRGGGKGGGRRRREPSPVPPSEEEEPAQDQEQEREEEWQADALEEEGESSKEEDTAEDTSTPAVWLRGPSRLPDRPIPVALRPLIQPCGDMSWTVLSGGAHKRKVNGILGLLCREHFPGLVHYQGRYEPAWTWDHYIAANNDQLDRSGRDFENKAERVKGELWDFYRCNEGYEERAAIVAHNRCVKLVKDMHYEAQVHCVINYCSHFLKQKIGKSEARDLKLTREQYLQVPACWCRNDTVCWECIVDKWFDPEW; encoded by the exons ATGGATCAACGCCAAGCCTGCCGTTGCCGTCTGCTACCCTGGCGCCCCCTACGTGACGCCCGACGCCCAACGCCACCAGGTCTGCTCGCCCCTGCGTCGTCGCCAGAAACCTCCATCACCGACCAGACCATCACCCGTATCTTCCGGTTTCGATTCCGGCCACCACGATGCGTCCCCACCGCAA GAGAGGTGGTGGCACCGTTCTTGACTCGTCACTTTGCAGGACAGTTAG GTGATCGAAGAAAGATGCCGGGCGGCGGACTTCAACGATCGGTCGCCTCACAGTACAGAAGAATGATGCCACACTCGGATGCTGGTGATGGCTCCGATAGGGGTTCCGAGTTGGGGCGAGGCAAGGGTCGAGGTAAGGGTGGACCCAAGAGGGGTGGAGGGAAGGGTGGAGGCAGGAGGCGTCGAGAGCCTTCGCCTGTACCGCcgtctgaggaggaggagcctgcccaggaccaggagcaggagcgggaggaggagtggcaggcggacgcgctggaggaggagggggagtcgTCTAAGGAGGAGGACACGGCCGAGGATACCTCTACGCCGGCTGTCTGGTTGCGAGGTCCCTCACGACTCCCAGATAGGCCGATACCTGTTGCCTTGCGCCCGCTGATTCAACCGTGCGGGGATAT GAGTTGGACTGTCCTCAGTGGCGGTGCTCACAAACGCAAGGTCAATGGCATCCTGGGTCTTTTGTGCAGGGAGCACTTCCCAGGCCTAGTCCACTATCAAGGACGGTACGAGCCGGCCTggacgtgggaccactacatcgccGCCAACAACGATCAGTTGGATCGGAGCGGTAGAGACTTTGAGAACAAGGCGGAGCGGGTAAAGGGCGAGCTCTGG GATTTTTACAGGTGTAATGAGGGATATGAGGAGCGGGCGGCGATTGTGGCTCACAATCGATGCGTTAAACTCGTGAAGGACATGCATTATGAGGCGCAAGTCCACTGCGTCATCAACTATTGTTCACATTTCCTAAAGCAGAAGATCGGGAAGTCTGAGGCGAGGGATTTGAAGCTGACCCGAGAGCAATATTTACAG GTTCCTGCGTGCTGGTGTCGTAATGACACCGTGTGCTGGGAGTGTATAGTGGACAAGTGGTTCGACCCCGAGTGGTAG